The sequence below is a genomic window from Cicer arietinum cultivar CDC Frontier isolate Library 1 chromosome 6, Cicar.CDCFrontier_v2.0, whole genome shotgun sequence.
taagttataaatatcaaattacaTTAGGGGtcccatttaaattttttcttaattttttttacatgatttttgttcttaaaaTGATTTGCTCCAAATTTAATGATACTTCCAAGGTTGATTAGACTAACTTTTTAGTCTGTAGTAGTCTGTAgattgttatgatcctcataaattaaaattaaaatttaactcaTCTAGAGTGAGAAATTAATAAAGTGAAAGAATCAATAGTTGAAGTTATAATTACTTATAATTTGTCGTACACGTacacataatataaatattttatttaaatattaatggttgatattactaattttaaagaaaataaatcattaaaatttagttgaacaacaaattttaataaaaatcaatttttgtaattaaaattttgttgaacaatatattttaatataaaaatcgCATTTAATCtcgtaaaattataatttctactattttaattttattcaataaGACTCAAACAgacattatattttaatttcaattttattattttccgAAGATGTGTACAATTTATTGGTGTAGGCCCACCAaacatttttcaaaagtaattatatGACAGCCGACATAACAAGCACATGGGCTTTGCaattagttattatattttatttatatatttttaatataaaagtttttgtagattattatatatatttgatttatattaaaattattttaaaagttattctcataaataaatataatatactgACTTTATCCTTAttgtaacaattaatttttctGTTATTACTGTTTTTTATATACcagcaaaaaaaattattttattttatttaaatattataaaatcttTCGGCTTTATAATACTTTCCATAGATCTTTCGACTGCTGCATTTTTTATGTCATGGAGGAGGGCCACTCTTTCTTGTCAGTTTGTATTACCTTTCCACGATGTTTCCTTTAGTTTCGAAAACAAAAGgaaaccaaaaaataattaaaaaattaaattcgtTTTTAGTTTCCCCTTTTAATTAACATtagtttttttctcttttatttatactatattttaattattattctttagtataatgtaacaccccaaaaatagtatatttcatttattcttatttatactaataattctattatttatattttattgtcgcaatacatatatttatacaaatcacttagattttatttaatcgttagttagttagttaatcAAGTGAAGTTTAGTTTATGAAGTTCATATTAATGTGTTTTATATAGTTGGagaataaattagaaataaactTAATAGAAATCTCAAATTCAACTTCTAGTAGCTCATTTTGtagtcaaaataaaatttgtcattTGTAAGGATTTGGAGGGACGTAATTGACAATTCTCATTACACTCTCCTTTACTTAAAACtcaattgttaaaaaataataataataaataaataatgaaagaaagaaatatgGAGGGATGACAAAATCGTAGAGAAAATGAAGAGAAAAGATAAAAGAAGGGAAAAGAGGAAAGAAGAAgagaggagaaaaaaaaaacaagagatAACACACTAACTCCATTGCATGTCCTTCTCAAGCTCCCTCATTTCATCATCTCGTCATAAAAACACCCTCCCACCTGTATTAGAGTAAAAGATGACCAAGAAGTAGAGTGAAATGAGAAATtatgagaaagaagaaaaggaaagtTAAGGTTTCAATATAGGAGAAGAAGTTTAGAATTTCTTGCATGTTGAGAAGGAAGATGAGAACGTGAAGAGGAGTTAAAGTTTCACTTGTAGAAAAAAGAATTAGAATCAAACTTTGGAGGTCTCAAATCTCTTCTTAAAGTAACATAGAAAACCCTCTTAAAACTTCTCTTATGTATGCTTAGAGATCATGTTTTGCATGTTTGGGTATTCagataatcttatttaattttgtatcaTTGATTATTAATAATGCATGTTAGGTGTTTGTATTAATTACTATGAAGAGTTGTTGTTTTATCATTGTTGTTGAGTGTTGTGGTTGGATTTGTGATGAAATGATGACTGTTTAGTATTGGTAATTACTCGattttatgttgaattttaaatgtattttacttaattGATCATATTAACTtgaaaatataaagtttgaagTGAAAATAGTATGGTGTTGTCTTCGAATCCGTATAGGTATATCTTTGGTATTTTGTTCATAACTTTCTCCATAGATAGTGTTTTGAGCTGATTTCTATCCCATTGGAAAATAGACTTAATTACCTACGAAATAGACACTGGTTTCACCAATTTTTGTTGAGAATTGGTAAAGAAAATTGAGTTACAAGTTGGAAAATAATctattgttatatttttgtatatgtatactttattttattaaattgtacTAATTGAATGTCTATTACGCATAATAAgcattatatttataaactagaCATCTTAGACTTTCCAAAATGTTATCTTTTATTTGAATCGGATAtcgtttgatattttaattaaattaccaaAGTTATAGTGTTTGTGCAGAAAAAGATTATGATGTAACTAAGTTAAGATGGGTATAACAGAAACAATAGGAATCGGAGAGTGAAATCAATTGGACTGGAAAACTTATTCCTATTACGTTATTATTGTAAACttttataagtttatattaaatttacaaatttttgtGATTTTATGAAGTAGACTATTATGTATTATGAGTTTATGTGCATTAGTCATCTTGAAATATCTATATCTTAAGCTAAGAAATTCATTTTTGAGTGGAAGCAATTGCATTTGAAAGCTTAAATACAACACTCTTTTCTGGAAGTTTGATATGTTAAGCGCATGTTCTATGATGTGAATGGAGATTACTTATATGTTATGATTAGATACAtgctatattattattatagttgcatatatatatatatagggttCATTCTAGCTAGATGAACTCTCCGTCTATATACGACAGAAGCAAGAGATAAGCGAGGGTAAGTGGGACACCACTTACAAACTTAATTATGTCCAATCTTACCAAAAGAGGTTATTCAAGTAGAGGACATTGAGTGAAACTAATGTAGTCTTTATGACTTACTTGATATattgagtttaagtcattagattactGATGTCTAGTGGCTTAAAATGTTTGAAAGATTTGAGGCTATAGGTAGAAGAGGTATTTGAATATAGCTTAtagtattatattaatttgaagTATAGTTTACCGAGAGGATTTTCCATATTTAGCATACCGACATGGCTGAAAaacatcaataattattttttattaaatttatgttacTGATTTTATGCTCACTATGTTGAGGGTGATGTTTTCCAAGTAACAGGTAAACATTGAAAGTCTGAAGAATCTCCGGATTTGCTCACCAGTCCTTCAATGTCATGAGTCAGAATCGGAACACGTATTGAATATAGATTAGAGTCATAGTTTAATTAAGTCTTACTTGAAAGctgttttaaatttataagtatttagatatttatgaattaaaaatttcaattttatttgcaTTGTGTATATCTTTGTTTCATTCATGTTAAAAAATTAGGCGATACATGTaacatcatttttattttcaaatgtgtTTTTAGATtgtcaaattaattttgtaatgtattttttgttaattaatttaatttataaaattactaataaaataatatttaaatgatatatttataattttaatatatatatatatatattaacaagtCTTTAAATGAGAATTGTTAAGACATAAAAAGtagaaatataatattgaaattgatgtatttaactttttaaagcTTTCTtatagaataaaaattaaagaagtttTCTTATAGAGAAATAAATTGAACgtaatttataacaaaatagGGATATTTCCACTTTATATGCCACCTATTTGGACTATTTGATGCGAACTTACGGTTCCAATACGCCGAGTAGCGATAGTTTGGTAAAATATCTTGTTGCGATTATGTGGTGTGGCCAATACATTTTGATTGGCCCAAGTGTACCATGCTCCATGATTGGGGACCAGGTGTTAAATTATGTTTGGTGctagtttatttttatcatgacAAGTCACGATAATGTTTTTGTTCATATGCATATTATTCACTTTTATTGGTCTTCCATTTATGATTTTCTGGAACACAATCGACATAAAAGGTGACTCCACCaccaatgaaaaataaaagtaaatctCGCGTTAGGGATCCTGAACGAAAGAAACTTGAATGTAGTTGAGAAAATTCAGCGATTTGAATTTAATAATTCACCAAGAAATAACTTTATTTCATTatgtaagaaaaataaataaacgtgcaagcttcttttttaaaatgatttaatttttaatctccGTTGGTGAATGGGCGTTTAAGATTTGGTCTCCATAGGGGAATTGATTGTAAATAGAAGAGAGATGGATTCTCTACGGGGAGTATATGGTGAAGAAGAGATGAATCTAGTGATCAAAAGCTGTGGGTTTAAccattttgttttatatttcaatAGAGTTTAAATAACAGAGAGAGAACAAATTTTCTCGCACAATTATGAATTCATCTACTAATCATGATATTACTAACAAGTAAAAGAAAAGATGCACACACAAAATATCACAGTATATTAAATAATAGAGCGATTacgtgtttaatattttttttttttatgaagtatCCTTGATCTCATTCATTTCATAACAACTAAAACCAAATTATTTAATCAGAGTAATTGTTGAATCATACCTTATAGTTTGAGTAACAAAAAGATGCACACACAAAATATGACACCGATactatgaaaaaaatatacaaaaaatatgGCATTTACTGTGTATATGAATTATctcatttatataatatttaacatatGTATTTTCTATCTAATATAAAACATTCATTCACATTCGACACATCGACAAATCATATTAGTAAAACTATAATATAAACACTTATTTGAGgttttaattcatatacataGGTACCTCGAAAGGGGAGAAGCTAACCATTATTATAGAAAACTATCACTTGATTGATacatttatttgtattattttgacacatttaatattcactataaatataattaaaaaaatcaacaataaaaacTGTTAAGACATAActcacaaataaaattaaagacatgattcttacaaatatttttacataattgcaaatatgtaaataaaattgaagacGTTTCTTGCATTTTGCAAATAGTTATCTACATAATGGCAAATATGTTAATATGCACAATTGAAGATATGTTTCTTGCAAATGcgtttaataatatattttttaattttgtaagatatttttaacctctattttgattttatgaattaaaaaatattgttttttacaattaaaaaaaaaggaaatgaaagtgaataaaaaaatttattaactaaaaaaagttaataattttttataggactaaaataaaatttttgaaattttaccgagactaaaattaattataaacttttattaattattaaaattatattttatttactaaaaatccaattttaaaaattattacaaatgttctaaaatatttaacacgacattattttattcaaacacGTTTGCTTTACTTTCTAAACGCCCTTGTAATAAGGTTGATACTTTGAATAAGAAATTTGTGCGAGGTTTTTCAAAGCGCGAAGCAAATGTCATTTACTTGTTTGAAAACAATTTGGTGACTTGATTTGTGGTTTTTAGGCACAACTCGTGGTTAATTTTCTACTGATGagcaattataaaataaaaaattacatctTCTATTTTTTCCATTATTTATCTCTCtcgtttttcattttattatacaTCTATGTATTAATATTTCTGAATAGATCTGGAGTGAGTATTGATTTCTTCTTATTAAGGTTTGTTtgataagaagaaaaaaaactaacttaTAAATTTCTAATATTTGATAAGAATCACGTGGTAGCAAACTAACAAGAATCATTGtttatttaagaaatatttaaaaattcaattatcatcgacgtgattttttttaaaatatgttaatagtgatattaatttttatgattgaaatataatttaactgATATTAGtttgataaaaagaaagaaaaataaataaatattttgtattgaatCGATATCAATTAaatcactattttatttataaaaacgaTGAGAATCACGAGTTATAattctgataaaaaaaaaactcactcaAGAAATCTTCATAGGATTTTACATTAAATCATTAATCATCCAAGCTTATTTTTACGTtgattaatttatcatattatataaattaaaaagtttaatttgtattaattcaatataaaatagttttacacatGCATTGAGtcatatataaaattcatttatttgtgtaatattataaatacatgCAAAATTAACTctaaatttaaatgtaaaagaaatattgaattttttttaagtatttataaatatgaacAATTTTATATGTGTATTATTTTCGATTGATATACtctttaaattaaatgaatgaatattatatttttatttaaaagtaaataaataagaaacaaTAGGTTGATTTTCTATAAATGTCTTCCCTTTATAATGAGTTATATTAAACAAGTTTTCCTTCATATTTTTTGGAATAAAATACAGGAAAATGAAAACTACTATTTATTTCATAATgacaatatttataaaatacacttcatttaatttatttatttgtaaattcaAATACTCAATTAATGAGCCATGAAGGAATTTAGGtaatatatctatatttttatttatttaaattacatatatCGAATATGATCaactatatttattaataaaaataatttgatcaaattttatttatattttattttaaaaagaataatcataaaaaaatatcttattccatatttatctcttaattttatttctttataaatacaaattaaatgaattaattgttAAAGACAATTAAAAAATCTTTCATATGCCattagaaaaaatgaaaatcaatcgTCTATAAAAACATAAGTGTGTGTTTGGTTGGAGTTAGACGATAAAAACGGGAGAtgagataatatttttaaatttttatgtatgGTTCAATTTTGAGAAAAGTGAAGTCAAAATCCTAAATTTACTtcatttaaaactaatttaaaaaaaatataaaatcattaaaaatttatcTCCTCTCATTTTCTTGTTTGAATCAAACATATATGAACTTACCTTCTCTCACCCATTTCATAAAAATTCCTCTCGTCTCCTCTCCTCCTTGAACCAAATGGACCCCAAAGGAAGAGAAAGTGCATGAATGATGAAACACGAAAGAAATGAAAATGACAACGAGTTGAATTAATTGAGATTTGAAGTTGAAtgaattaaattgattattggGTCCATAACAATAAAAGGGTTAGGAATAAAACCCAAACACTACACTATTTGAGTCCAGTCCAGTGGAGTCTACTCCACCAACTCCCAATCTCTTAAACCCTATTTATACCCACTCTCATTCTCACTTCATTCTTCACCTCTCACTCTTCAACCCTCTTCTCACACTCACACACACTTTTTCTTATTCCATTTCTACCCTTGTGTGTGTAGTGTAACCACCATGTCTCTAATTGTTGAGAAAACCAACACCGGCCGTGAATACAAGGTCAAGGACCTTTCCCAGGCCGATTTCGGCCGACTCGAAATCGAGTTGGCCGAAATCGAGATGCCCGGACTCATTTCCAGTCGGACTGAGTTCGGACCATCACAGCCCTTCAAAGGAGCCAGAATCACCGGATCTCTCCACATGACGATCCAAACCGCCGTTCTCATCGAAACCCTAACAGCGTTAGGTGCCGAAGTCCGTTGGTGTTCATGCAATATTTTCTCAACACAGGACCACGCCGCCGCTGCCATAGCACGTGACAGCGCCGCCGTGTTCGCCTGGAAAGGTGAGACTCTTCAGGAGTATTGGTGGTGTACTGAACGCGCTTTGGATTGGGGTCCAGGTGGTGGTCCTGATTTGATCGTTGATGATGGTGGTGATGTTACGCTTTTGATTCATGAAGGTGTTAAGGCTGAAGAGCTTTTTGAGAAAACTGGTGAGGTTCCTGATCCTTCTTCTACTGATAACGCTGAGTTTCAGATCGTGCTTAGTATTATTAGAGAGGGTTTGAAAACTGATCCTCAAAGGTATCGTAAGATGAAGCAAAGGCTTGTTGGTGTTTCTGAAGAGACAACTACTGGTGTTAAGAGGCTTTATCAGATGCAGGCTAATGGAACTCTTTTGTTCCCTGCTATTAATGTCAACGACTCTGTCACCAAGAGCAAGGTCAgtgtctttttatttatttatttatctagatctgtatatttttttaatttaaatttggatCTGGAGTTTTGTTATTTTAAGTACAAATTGCTGCATTTTCATGTTTCAGATTTTTGGTTCGGTTCAGATCTCGCTTTGTTTTTTATGTTTAGTCGAATGAGAGTATATGTAGTGTGAAATTGAGTATTGGGTTTAGGGTCTGTCAATTATTTGATAAAAGTCTTGAAAGAAGTTTGGTATGTGTAATTGTGTTCAATTGATATGGGTAGGGTTTAGATCTTGGTAATTGGAATAAAGAAATGAATAGGTTATATTGAATTTGTGTAAATTATTACTAGTTTGTTGGTTGTTGATGATTCTATTCTAATTTATGCAGTCAATGGATCTAGTTGGCTATGATGTGAATTTGCTTGTTGTGTATTATGATCTAATGAGGTTTTTGTTTTGATCTATGTTTTTGCAACAGTTTGACAACTTGTATGGATGCCGTCACTCACTTCCTGATGGTTTGATGAGGGCTACTGATGTTATGATTGCTGGGAAAGTGGGTGTTGTCTGTGGATACGGAGATGTTGGAAAGGGTTGTGCTGTTGCCTTGAAACAAGCTGGAGCACGTGTGATAGTGACTGAAATCGATCCAATTTGTGCCCTTCAGGCTCTGATGGAAGGTTTCCAGGTTCTGACTCTTGAAGATGTTGTTTCTATTGCTGATATCTTTGTTACCACCACCGGTAACAAGGACATCATCATGGTTGATGACATgaggaaaatgaaaaacaatgcCATTGTTTGCAACATTGGTCACTTTGACAATGAAATTGATATGGCTGGTCTTGAGAACTACCCTGGTGTGAAGCGCATCACCATCAAGCCTCAAACCGACAGATGGGTTTTCCCTGAGACCAACACTGGGATCATTGTCTTGGCCGAGGGTCGATTGATGAACTTGGGTTGTGCTACCGGACACCCTAGTTTTGTGATGTCATGCTCGTTCACCAACCAGGTTATTGCTCAACTTGAGTTGTGGAATGAGAGGAATTCCGGCAAGTATGAAAAGAAGGTTTACGTTTTGCCCAAGCACCTTGATGAGAAGGTGGCTGCACTTCATCTTAACAAGCTTGGTGCTAAGCTCACCAAGCTTTCCCAATCCCAGGCTGATTACATCAGTGTTCCAGTTGAGGGTCCATACAAACCTGCTCACTACAGGTACTGAGAGGTGATCTTGGTGGTGATGAGATTGAGGGAGGGAAGAAAATCAGTTTTATCAATAGTGGTCATTGTTTCATTTTCCTTGTTGATTTTTGGGTTAGACTTTTTCAGAATTGTTGTAGAAGAACGGTAGTAGGTTTATTGTGATGTTGCAGTTGGTGGGCATGGGTTAGAGGAAGGCAACCCATTGGTTTCTGTTGAATGAGACCAAACGGGTTTGAATAATGATTTGGTTCGAGGTTGTGTGAATTATTATGCTGAGTTTGAGTTTCCGTGTACACCATTAACAGTTTGAAAAATGATAACAAAGTTTTTCTTGCTCCTTTTCTTATCctctttttattgatttaataattTCGACGTCGAATTCTTTGGTAGCCATGAGAGGgtgtaaaaataaatacaaatactaaGTAGTACATGTGAAAAAGTTTATTGTACTAGTATTGTTTGTTTTCTCGTTACACAACTATTCTTCTCGTTGCaactctataatttttttatgtgattccttttttttttatatctctaattgttttaatattttatctattttctccttgtttcagatttttttccaattgtttttttatttcagTGATATTGTTTTATTCGTGTTTTCCATTTGTTTTccatttgttttatatttaagacTTGTTTCcttgtatatatttgttttccATTTGTGTTTTCTCATTTCTTATTTGTTTtccactttttaattttattttaatttcaattaaataaaattgaaataattataaacaagtattaataattttatgtcaTTTAAATTGTCCATTTCATATTGTCTCGTGAGCTTTCGTAAAACAAATATTAGTTTCCATAATAATAGGAATTAAAATCGTGGGCGGaaagttataaaaataatatgaattaaaatatcGGGCGagaacttataaaaaaaagaatgtcAGAAAGATATTGTAgacactaaataaaaaatattaaagttgacaataaatttttaaaattttaagaaactaaaaaaagttacatttaactcaaaattatatattaaaaatcgTATGCCCCACTAGGTTATATGTCCTATTTCAAaggtttgtttttttatttagaaaaacaaaaattatatttaaaagagaTGTTAGCATcatttaaaatgattttgaaaaatataaatgtaatcCATTTAAAAAAGAGATTGGTTTAATAAAGAAAACAAGAGGTTGGTGGGGTGCACGTGGTTGGTGTATTGTGATATGAGTCGAACGACTCCCAAATTCCCAATGGTTTGGGCTTGCAAATCTTTGTCGAAATAATTTTGGCGGATCCTTCCAACGCCcttgtttatttttataggaTTTTAGTTTTTGTCCATGTATATACACAGCCAATCATAGTTTCCAGCGGTGTATTGAAGAGTGTAAAATAGGAATGGCAACTAGCAAGTTTTGCCTCTTCTACTATGTATCTcgctaataaaaaaaatccatattcgcttttgtttttaaaaaacgGACGAGATGGGTGAATTTTGTCTTGTTTACTCTCTATTcgattaattgaagaaaatttacATCCGTTCTTAAGTACGAAATTTAGACAATGATCTCTGTCTGCAATAGAGTTCAAATTTCTCTCCGGGATGACTATGGTTAGGGTACTATAGTATCCGTCTCCATACCCgcagtttaaaaaaataccaaTATTCGTATCCGTACTCTCTTAgttatcaattttaatactcGTACATTTACTCTTTGGGTATCTAAGTGTCTGTACCCATACCCATTATCCAcgttttaactaaaatatattgataaataaatgatattgttgtgattaaatttaaaaattattcaaatattttaactc
It includes:
- the LOC101494081 gene encoding adenosylhomocysteinase-like, encoding MSLIVEKTNTGREYKVKDLSQADFGRLEIELAEIEMPGLISSRTEFGPSQPFKGARITGSLHMTIQTAVLIETLTALGAEVRWCSCNIFSTQDHAAAAIARDSAAVFAWKGETLQEYWWCTERALDWGPGGGPDLIVDDGGDVTLLIHEGVKAEELFEKTGEVPDPSSTDNAEFQIVLSIIREGLKTDPQRYRKMKQRLVGVSEETTTGVKRLYQMQANGTLLFPAINVNDSVTKSKFDNLYGCRHSLPDGLMRATDVMIAGKVGVVCGYGDVGKGCAVALKQAGARVIVTEIDPICALQALMEGFQVLTLEDVVSIADIFVTTTGNKDIIMVDDMRKMKNNAIVCNIGHFDNEIDMAGLENYPGVKRITIKPQTDRWVFPETNTGIIVLAEGRLMNLGCATGHPSFVMSCSFTNQVIAQLELWNERNSGKYEKKVYVLPKHLDEKVAALHLNKLGAKLTKLSQSQADYISVPVEGPYKPAHYRY